GTTGACCACGATGGGGAAGAAGCTGATGAGCGCGACGACGATCACCTTTGGCGCAAGTCCGTACCCGACCCAGATCAGCAGCATCGGCGCGATTACGATTATCGGTATGGTCTGGGATGCGATAACGAACGGGTAGATGGCGCGCTCCAGCGTCCTGGACAGTCCAATTGCTGTCGCCAGGAGTACCCCGCTCGCAAGCGCAAGCCCGAATCCCACGATTATCTCGGACAGGGTTACACGCGTGTGCCTCCACAGAAGGCCGGCGTCGTTGTACAGGGCTGTCCCGATGTCAGAAGGCGCGGGGAGCAGCCATGTCTGCACGTCGAAGACCCGAACGTACATCTCCCATGCGACAAGAATTGCCACCACGATGAGAAGTGAAGGCAGCCATTGTCGTATCGCCCGGTCCAGCGAGCCTGCGAGAGATCCCGTGTCCTGATGTCCGGCCTGGCGCGTGTGTTGGACCTCGGCGCTC
This genomic stretch from Dehalococcoidia bacterium harbors:
- a CDS encoding ABC transporter permease, which produces MSAEVQHTRQAGHQDTGSLAGSLDRAIRQWLPSLLIVVAILVAWEMYVRVFDVQTWLLPAPSDIGTALYNDAGLLWRHTRVTLSEIIVGFGLALASGVLLATAIGLSRTLERAIYPFVIASQTIPIIVIAPMLLIWVGYGLAPKVIVVALISFFPIVVNMVDGLKSVDRDMVNLMRTLGANRLQVFFKVQVPTSLPYLFSGMRVAIAVSVIGAVIGEWVGSSEGLGYLMIRSKPQFLTERVFAAIAILSVMGVGLFASIGIIERFAIPWWRAAKNSEL